The following proteins are co-located in the Streptococcus downei MFe28 genome:
- a CDS encoding DUF4947 domain-containing protein, translating into MRRRIILLICLLATSSFLVACSPQNQSSKSAHKASASSTGEGSKPSTKEKYGNESRHPTDLPKDADSAKTDKIYATDGSEIYYEGSNSGLTASAPEYKGYTADKVKKILGNPNLTFKTSSDIIDALRQEEPQRIISLFKNSDITQEEARAFAWKAVDFALNNSGHYYIYYYKEKDIILLFNCDNDNLVYITPNPTYVYWR; encoded by the coding sequence ATGAGAAGAAGAATAATTTTACTGATATGCCTCCTGGCAACCAGTAGTTTTTTGGTAGCCTGTAGCCCCCAAAACCAGTCTAGCAAGTCTGCTCACAAGGCTAGTGCCAGTTCGACTGGGGAGGGAAGCAAGCCCAGCACCAAGGAAAAGTATGGCAATGAAAGTCGCCATCCGACAGACTTACCCAAGGATGCGGATTCTGCCAAGACAGATAAGATCTATGCGACAGACGGTAGCGAGATTTATTACGAAGGTTCCAATTCTGGCTTGACTGCCTCGGCACCTGAATATAAGGGCTACACAGCCGATAAGGTCAAGAAAATCTTGGGTAACCCAAACCTTACCTTCAAGACTAGCTCAGATATTATTGATGCTCTGAGGCAGGAAGAGCCCCAACGGATTATTAGTCTTTTTAAAAATAGTGATATTACACAAGAGGAAGCTCGTGCCTTCGCCTGGAAGGCTGTTGACTTCGCCCTTAATAATAGTGGCCACTATTATATCTATTACTATAAGGAAAAAGATATCATCCTGCTCTTTAATTGCGATAATGATAATCTCGTCTATATCACCCCCAACCCCACCTATGTTTATTGGCGATAA
- the dapD gene encoding 2,3,4,5-tetrahydropyridine-2,6-dicarboxylate N-acetyltransferase → MTAQKMTAQEIIAYIGNAQKKTPVKVTFEGQLSGSVPASVTKLGNVLLGDWQEIQPLLANLTENKDYVVEQDGRNSAVPLLDKRNLNARIEPGAIIRDQVTIEDNAVVMMGAVINIGAEIGAGTMIDMGAILGGRATVGKNSHIGAGAVLAGVIEPASAEPVRIGDNVLVGANAVVIEGVQVGNGSVVAAGAIVTQDVPENVVVAGVPARVIKTIDAKTQQKTALEDALRNL, encoded by the coding sequence ATGACTGCTCAAAAAATGACCGCTCAAGAAATTATCGCTTATATCGGAAATGCCCAAAAGAAAACCCCTGTCAAGGTGACCTTTGAGGGGCAACTGTCTGGTTCTGTCCCAGCATCAGTGACCAAGCTAGGTAATGTTCTTTTGGGCGACTGGCAGGAAATTCAACCCCTCTTGGCTAACCTGACTGAAAACAAGGACTATGTGGTTGAACAAGATGGGCGTAACTCTGCTGTTCCTCTTTTGGACAAGCGAAATCTCAATGCCCGCATTGAACCTGGAGCTATTATTCGTGACCAAGTCACTATCGAAGACAATGCCGTTGTCATGATGGGGGCTGTTATCAATATCGGGGCTGAAATTGGTGCTGGTACCATGATTGATATGGGCGCTATCCTGGGTGGCCGTGCTACTGTCGGTAAAAACAGCCATATCGGAGCTGGGGCCGTCTTAGCCGGTGTCATCGAGCCTGCTTCTGCCGAACCAGTGCGCATTGGGGATAATGTCTTAGTTGGAGCCAATGCCGTTGTTATTGAAGGGGTTCAAGTGGGAAATGGCTCTGTCGTTGCGGCTGGTGCCATTGTCACCCAAGATGTTCCAGAAAACGTTGTGGTCGCTGGCGTTCCAGCCCGTGTAATCAAGACAATTGATGCCAAGACCCAACAAAAAACGGCCTTGGAAGATGCCCTGCGCAATCTCTAA
- a CDS encoding N-acetyldiaminopimelate deacetylase, translating to MLDLIKIRRDLHQIPEIGLEEYETQVYLLDRIAQITQGKPFVKQRNWRTGILVFLQGSDPQKTVGWRTDIDGLPVEEDTNLPFTSQHQGRMHACGHDIHMTTALGLLDSMVQKQPKNNLLFLFQPAEENLAGGKLMYEEDAFGDWKPDEFYGLHVRPDLKVGDIATNTHTLFAGTCETLITFKGTGGHAAFPHKANDALVAAAYFVTQVQTIVSRNVDPIEGAVVTFGSLHAGTTNNVIAEEAKLHGTIRTLTQEMNLLTQKRLQEIAHGVAQSFDLEVEIELIQGGYLPVENDPEMAKDLMAFFDQETDAHLIDILPAMTGEDFGYLLHQIPGVMFWLGVDSDYPLHSPKMSPKEEALPFAVEAISKFLDHRVN from the coding sequence ATGTTAGACCTAATTAAAATCCGTCGGGATCTCCACCAGATTCCTGAAATTGGCTTGGAAGAGTACGAAACACAAGTCTACCTACTTGATAGAATTGCACAAATTACTCAAGGCAAGCCCTTTGTTAAACAAAGAAACTGGCGGACTGGAATTTTAGTCTTCCTCCAAGGTAGTGATCCTCAAAAAACGGTGGGCTGGCGTACCGACATTGATGGCCTTCCAGTTGAAGAAGACACTAATCTGCCCTTCACCAGTCAGCACCAAGGTCGCATGCATGCCTGTGGGCACGACATCCATATGACCACTGCCCTTGGGCTTCTAGATAGCATGGTGCAAAAACAACCCAAAAACAACCTCCTCTTTCTCTTTCAACCGGCTGAAGAAAATCTGGCTGGTGGTAAGCTCATGTATGAGGAGGACGCCTTTGGAGATTGGAAACCTGATGAATTCTACGGCCTTCACGTTCGACCTGATCTCAAGGTGGGCGATATTGCGACCAATACCCATACGCTATTTGCAGGGACCTGCGAAACCCTGATAACCTTCAAGGGGACCGGAGGCCATGCGGCCTTCCCTCACAAGGCTAATGATGCCTTGGTTGCTGCCGCTTACTTTGTGACCCAGGTGCAAACCATTGTTAGCCGCAATGTAGATCCCATTGAGGGGGCTGTTGTGACCTTCGGTTCTCTACATGCGGGAACGACCAATAATGTCATTGCGGAAGAAGCTAAATTGCATGGAACCATCCGCACCTTAACCCAGGAAATGAACCTCCTAACCCAAAAACGCCTGCAAGAAATTGCCCACGGGGTTGCCCAATCCTTTGACCTAGAAGTTGAAATTGAGCTGATTCAGGGAGGCTACCTACCTGTTGAAAACGACCCTGAGATGGCCAAAGACTTGATGGCCTTCTTTGACCAAGAGACGGATGCTCATTTGATTGACATTCTGCCAGCTATGACTGGGGAAGATTTTGGATACCTGCTTCACCAGATTCCTGGTGTCATGTTCTGGCTGGGAGTCGACTCTGACTATCCCCTGCACAGTCCAAAGATGAGCCCCAAGGAAGAGGCCCTGCCCTTTGCAGTTGAGGCCATCAGCAAGTTTTTAGACCATCGTGTCAATTAA
- a CDS encoding 5-formyltetrahydrofolate cyclo-ligase: MLKKEIRQSVLRQLKAQDKERKAKLDRALLEQLLASPNYQKAKTLATYLAFDFEYDTQTLIERAQKDGKVVLVPKTYPKGRMIFTEYKPNELEMSKFGLLEPKSDQAFAKDKIDLIHVPGLAFNSQGYRIGFGAGFYDRYLDDFQGSTMSTIYPCQEVDFRSDPHDIPVRKVFTYAQGF, from the coding sequence ATGTTGAAAAAAGAAATTCGCCAAAGTGTTTTAAGACAGTTAAAGGCCCAGGATAAGGAGCGTAAAGCTAAACTTGACAGAGCTTTACTAGAGCAGCTTCTAGCTAGTCCAAACTACCAAAAGGCAAAAACCCTAGCAACTTATCTGGCTTTTGACTTTGAATACGATACCCAAACTCTCATTGAGCGGGCCCAGAAAGACGGAAAAGTCGTATTAGTACCCAAAACCTACCCAAAAGGTCGTATGATTTTTACGGAATACAAGCCAAATGAGTTAGAAATGAGTAAATTTGGCCTTTTAGAACCTAAAAGTGACCAGGCCTTTGCCAAAGATAAGATTGACCTCATTCATGTCCCTGGCCTTGCCTTTAATAGCCAAGGTTACCGTATCGGTTTTGGAGCTGGTTTTTATGACCGCTACCTGGACGATTTCCAAGGAAGCACGATGAGTACCATTTACCCTTGCCAGGAGGTTGATTTCCGCTCTGACCCTCATGATATTCCCGTAAGAAAGGTTTTTACCTATGCTCAAGGATTTTAA
- a CDS encoding rhomboid family intramembrane serine protease translates to MLKDFKKYPATYSLLTLTLLVFLALQLVYFGEATSSLAIYNFGGMFGRAVQYDHGQIWRLISPIFVHIGWEHLIFNGVTLYFVGRIAEDLWGPGKFLILYLLAGLMGNAATLFFTPTVVSAGASTSLFGLFAAVVIVGYIGNNSVLKQVGRQFLILILLNLAFNLMDLLSGHPSISIVGHFWGLIGGGLVALFLPMKRYRSGIPVSLKITALIAYLVFSLGMIYLAIS, encoded by the coding sequence ATGCTCAAGGATTTTAAAAAATACCCTGCCACCTATAGCTTGTTGACCCTCACGCTTCTAGTATTTCTAGCTTTACAGTTGGTTTACTTTGGTGAGGCTACCAGCAGTCTGGCCATCTATAATTTTGGAGGAATGTTTGGCAGAGCTGTCCAGTATGACCATGGACAAATTTGGCGACTGATTTCCCCTATCTTCGTTCACATCGGTTGGGAGCACCTTATTTTTAACGGAGTCACCCTCTATTTTGTTGGCCGTATCGCCGAAGACCTCTGGGGCCCAGGAAAATTTCTTATCCTCTATCTTCTCGCAGGGCTAATGGGCAATGCTGCTACCCTGTTTTTCACACCTACTGTTGTCTCAGCTGGCGCCTCAACCTCCCTTTTTGGGCTCTTTGCTGCCGTCGTCATTGTCGGCTACATTGGCAACAACTCTGTTCTCAAGCAGGTGGGTAGACAATTTTTGATCTTAATCCTTCTTAATCTGGCTTTTAATCTCATGGATCTGCTGTCAGGTCATCCTAGTATCAGTATCGTCGGTCATTTTTGGGGGCTCATCGGTGGAGGCCTAGTAGCCCTTTTCCTTCCTATGAAACGTTACCGTTCTGGCATACCAGTCAGTCTGAAAATCACTGCACTCATTGCCTATCTGGTCTTCTCACTTGGCATGATTTACCTAGCCATCTCCTAA
- the yaaA gene encoding peroxide stress protein YaaA translates to MKFLIPPAKEMRAQGQGVPRELSRPSQAILEILAQASLNELSQMLLLKPEAAEKEARRFLALQDNQALSYPALRLFNGLMYRQIDRGLTELDNEFISKHIYITTAFYGIINAQADIAQHRLDFNCKVKVDGQSLKNFWRPCYNAFLETILQSEPVISLLSSEFESVFSPKLTKSLVRVLFQEEKDSQLKTHSTISKKGRGQLLNRVIKQKIDSIEDLKALEFLGFTYRPLLSSDHRLVFVKST, encoded by the coding sequence ATGAAATTCTTAATTCCCCCTGCTAAGGAAATGCGAGCCCAAGGACAAGGGGTTCCCCGTGAACTATCCCGTCCTAGTCAAGCCATCCTTGAAATTCTAGCCCAGGCCAGCCTAAATGAACTTAGCCAGATGTTACTGCTTAAACCAGAGGCTGCAGAGAAAGAGGCCAGAAGGTTTCTAGCTTTACAAGACAATCAGGCTCTCAGTTACCCAGCATTAAGGCTTTTTAATGGTCTTATGTATCGCCAAATTGACAGGGGCTTGACAGAGCTTGACAATGAATTTATAAGCAAACATATTTATATCACTACGGCTTTCTACGGTATTATCAATGCTCAAGCCGACATTGCCCAGCATCGTCTTGACTTTAATTGTAAAGTCAAGGTTGACGGCCAGTCACTAAAAAATTTCTGGCGCCCCTGTTATAACGCTTTTCTTGAGACCATTCTCCAAAGTGAGCCTGTCATTTCCCTTCTGTCTAGCGAGTTCGAATCGGTTTTCTCACCCAAGCTAACCAAGTCACTCGTCAGAGTTCTCTTTCAAGAAGAAAAGGATAGCCAGCTCAAGACCCATTCTACGATTTCTAAGAAAGGCCGGGGACAATTACTGAATCGGGTAATTAAACAAAAGATTGATTCAATCGAAGACTTGAAGGCCCTAGAGTTTTTAGGATTCACTTATCGTCCCCTATTGTCAAGCGACCACCGTCTAGTCTTTGTTAAGTCCACCTAA
- the nrdG gene encoding anaerobic ribonucleoside-triphosphate reductase activating protein, whose protein sequence is MNNPKPQEWKAEELSQGRIIDYKAFNFVDGEGVRNSLYVSGCMFHCEGCYNVATWSFRAGIPYTKELEEQIMADLAQPYVQGLTLLGGEPFLNTGILLPLVKRIRKELPEKDIWSWTGYTWEELMLETPDKLELLNLVDILVDGRFDITKKNLMLQFRGSSNQRIIDVKKSLAQDRVVIWDKLNDGQTRFEQVSRDDLI, encoded by the coding sequence ATGAATAATCCAAAACCACAGGAATGGAAGGCTGAGGAGCTCAGTCAAGGACGTATTATTGATTATAAGGCCTTTAATTTTGTTGACGGCGAAGGGGTTAGAAATTCCCTCTATGTCAGTGGGTGTATGTTTCATTGTGAAGGTTGCTATAATGTGGCTACTTGGTCTTTTAGGGCAGGCATCCCCTACACCAAGGAACTAGAGGAGCAAATTATGGCAGATTTGGCCCAACCCTATGTGCAGGGTCTAACTCTGCTGGGAGGAGAGCCCTTCCTCAATACGGGAATTTTATTACCCTTAGTTAAACGGATTCGTAAGGAATTGCCAGAAAAAGATATTTGGTCATGGACGGGCTACACATGGGAAGAGCTCATGCTGGAAACGCCAGACAAGTTGGAATTGCTGAATCTAGTTGATATCCTAGTTGATGGTCGCTTTGATATTACCAAGAAAAATTTGATGCTTCAGTTTAGAGGGTCTTCCAATCAACGCATTATTGATGTCAAAAAGTCCCTGGCTCAAGACCGAGTAGTCATCTGGGATAAACTAAATGATGGACAGACCAGGTTCGAGCAGGTCAGCCGGGATGATTTGATTTAA
- a CDS encoding IreB family regulatory phosphoprotein, translating to MAEDKKFSSDTVLFKLDEEGKTLKDDLMTVSRSLNEIGYDAVNQIVGYILSGDPAYIPRHNNARNNIRRHHPDEIVDELVRYYLKEKALISR from the coding sequence ATGGCAGAAGATAAGAAGTTTTCCAGCGATACTGTTCTTTTCAAATTAGACGAGGAGGGCAAAACCCTCAAGGATGACCTAATGACGGTTTCTCGCTCGCTAAATGAGATTGGCTATGATGCTGTCAACCAGATTGTTGGTTACATTCTCAGCGGCGATCCGGCTTATATCCCTCGTCATAATAATGCCCGAAATAATATTCGCCGGCATCATCCTGATGAAATTGTAGATGAATTAGTGCGATATTACTTAAAGGAAAAAGCACTAATTTCACGCTAA